In Ruminococcaceae bacterium BL-6, a genomic segment contains:
- a CDS encoding Beta-lactamase repressor BlaI: MNHETGKPKITEAEWRVMEAVWKNDAIPTNEIVKQVKSVTDWKDNTIYTLLSRLAKKNLIRIDKAVSPNLCTPLVTQCECQRVERKAFLKKVYNGSLSLMLANILEEENLTEREIDQLKDILDRKSPDGKKEPE, translated from the coding sequence GTGAATCATGAAACCGGAAAACCCAAAATCACAGAGGCGGAATGGCGGGTGATGGAGGCTGTCTGGAAAAACGACGCCATCCCGACCAATGAAATCGTCAAACAGGTAAAATCCGTCACAGACTGGAAAGACAACACGATCTATACGCTCCTCAGCCGCCTCGCAAAGAAAAACCTGATCCGCATCGACAAAGCGGTTTCCCCTAATTTATGTACGCCGCTTGTGACACAGTGCGAATGTCAGCGAGTGGAGCGAAAAGCCTTCCTGAAAAAAGTCTATAACGGATCCCTGAGCTTGATGCTTGCAAACATCCTGGAAGAAGAAAACCTGACCGAACGGGAAATCGACCAGCTGAAGGATATCCTCGACCGGAAAAGCCCCGATGGAAAGAAGGAGCCTGAATGA